In Salarias fasciatus chromosome 20, fSalaFa1.1, whole genome shotgun sequence, a single window of DNA contains:
- the LOC115408589 gene encoding LOW QUALITY PROTEIN: zinc finger protein 3 homolog (The sequence of the model RefSeq protein was modified relative to this genomic sequence to represent the inferred CDS: inserted 2 bases in 1 codon) — translation MRIHTGERPYLCETCGKSFSQRSSLLTHTRIHSGERPYLCQTCGKSFRRNSDLLRHMRIHSGEKPYLCETCGKRFRWNSHLLVHMRIHTGEKPYLCQTCGKSFRRNSDLLRHMRIHSGEKPYLCQTCGKSFRRNSDLLRHMRIHSGEKPYLCQTCGKSFRRNSDLLRHMRIHSGEKPYLCETXGKSFSHRSNLLTHMRIHSDERPYLCETCGKTFRWSSQLLSHMKTH, via the exons atgagaattcacacaggtgagaggccatatctttgtgaaacatgtgggaaaagtttcagtcaacgcAGTAGTTTATTGACCCACACGAGAATTCACTCAGGTGAGAGGCCATATCtttgtcaaacatgtgggaaaagcttCCGTAggaacagtgatttattgaggcacatgagaattcactcaggtgagaagccatatctttgtgaaacatgtgggaaacgttTCCGTTGGAACAGTCATTtattggtccacatgagaattcacacaggtgagaagccatatctttgtcaaacatgtgggaaaagcttCCGTAggaacagtgatttattgaggcacatgagaattcactcaggtgagaagccatatctttgtcaaacatgtgggaaaagcttCCGTAggaacagtgatttattgaggcacatgagaattcactcaggtgagaagccatatctttgtcaaacatgtgggaaaagcttCCGTAggaacagtgatttattgaggcacatgagaattcactcaggtgagaagccatatcttTGTGAAAC TGGGAAAAGCTTCAGTCACCGCAGTAATTTATTGacccacatgagaattcactcaGATGAGAGGCCAtatctttgtgaaacatgtgggaaaaccTTCCGTTGGAGCAGTCAGTTATTGagccacatgaaaactcactga